In one bacterium genomic region, the following are encoded:
- a CDS encoding HD domain-containing protein: MTVSLATTMPLRGVRELPPNDQVQGFYLLTKIETRPKKSGEPFLIVELQDHSGKLDGKMWENFEAALETLRAGDPVFVDGRVDRYQNIPGLVLHTLRKATAQEVPDRRSFLPHSSLTSAQADEQLSHLINTIEHPHLRALLDSIFGDQTLRKQFLEAPGGKAWHHAAVGGLAEHTLSMTALADLVAAHYPQLHRDLLLAGTLLHDLGKVAEFTLEPAIDYTSEGRLLGHITQGALLIDKAIREYCPDLSAEMRKQLLHIVLSHQGDPLKGSPIKPMTLEALALHYLDELDSRMSAFEQVRARTPESQDFSDYQRLMERFFYFRAPEGDDQPE, from the coding sequence ATGACAGTTTCGCTCGCAACCACCATGCCGCTGCGTGGCGTACGGGAATTGCCGCCTAATGATCAGGTTCAGGGATTCTACCTCCTGACGAAGATTGAGACGCGGCCCAAGAAGAGCGGGGAGCCTTTTCTGATCGTCGAATTGCAGGACCACTCCGGCAAACTTGACGGCAAGATGTGGGAGAACTTCGAGGCAGCGCTCGAAACGTTGAGGGCCGGAGATCCTGTGTTTGTGGATGGCAGGGTGGATCGTTATCAGAACATTCCCGGGCTGGTCCTGCATACTCTGAGAAAAGCCACGGCACAGGAAGTCCCCGACAGACGCAGTTTCCTTCCCCACTCTTCACTCACGTCTGCGCAGGCTGATGAGCAACTTTCGCACTTGATTAATACGATCGAGCATCCGCACTTGCGCGCTCTGCTTGATTCTATATTCGGCGATCAGACTCTTCGCAAACAGTTTCTTGAAGCTCCTGGCGGGAAAGCTTGGCATCATGCGGCGGTAGGAGGCCTCGCGGAGCACACGTTGTCGATGACCGCACTTGCAGATTTGGTTGCCGCTCACTATCCGCAACTCCATCGTGATCTGTTGTTGGCCGGTACTTTGCTGCACGATTTGGGCAAAGTTGCTGAATTCACACTTGAACCCGCGATTGACTACACCAGCGAGGGCCGCCTCCTCGGTCATATCACACAAGGTGCGCTGCTGATTGACAAGGCGATCAGGGAATACTGTCCCGATTTGTCCGCTGAGATGCGGAAGCAGCTTCTGCACATCGTTTTATCACATCAAGGAGATCCGTTAAAGGGATCGCCGATCAAACCGATGACGCTCGAAGCGCTCGCCCTGCACTACCTTGATGAACTGGACAGCAGGATGAGTGCGTTTGAACAGGTTCGCGCGCGCACGCCGGAGTCGCAGGACTTTTCAGACTATCAGCGACTGATGGAGCGATTCTTTTATTTCCGTGCGCCAGAAGGCGATGATCAACCGGAGTGA
- a CDS encoding T9SS type A sorting domain-containing protein, which yields MPRLVCILGLLLLAARAGAQPLPDCYHTRAELYDYIFALQDSFPNLLRVDSIGHSRGDQLGVQFPIYAVKISDNVQEFEDEPTSLIIAHIHAEEVAGMEATIEFMRLLLTNQQPYRTIRNETQVYIIPTMNPDGLEVISLGWDNTWRKNGYVPPELHSDTCIIVVGEGEDSCGVDLNRNFDINWIYGDSLWVRGSDQPFDYFRGPSPFSEPEARAVRDFSYQIKPTVSIVWHSSRTGNVSERCIVAWQWGPDGAAKFSPDSAAIHRVMRAYTDKTRKYPPSGAATYLEVWGGTRNGALQDWFYRELGTIQILTETSPPRQIQPPCSPSDPVNLPGLVQTLLPPMEWLCRRVINYPVSNDMSNQGAPLNIYTRDASTGSPISAEYRLVDTWSPLLSPWYTNTEHGRATCLPPPGVVRVMARKEGYRNDTTSVTLNPGSGAVSAILNLQPLPWHNVTINVRNESGQLIPARVYFDNGFPQTYDIPSGTISFDKPEAVCVLRVEPLQQQSVIARWYDFWHDQDTTLNLVLPDGTVLYSENFESGMSGWTAGGTGGEWRLEADTTSLNYGMVVHTNAAGYRTQYGSNWDATLTFNGTIPLTGGNAFHLKFDRRGRLDVPADSFFVDVSHNGTDWQTAAGFSELQVPWTRTFVDLSYWAGNTISLRFRLRTDALLGDLGVHFDNIEVVGGLDTSAPEQPLPFPAEFKLTKVYPNPFNPTTTIAYEAASSGPIQFTIHNLLGQSVWSSTEVLPGPGHYELRWNGTNNSHELLPSGIYFVRMQTHRGFHGTQKLMFLK from the coding sequence ATGCCAAGACTTGTTTGCATCTTAGGACTGCTTCTTCTCGCCGCACGAGCCGGTGCACAGCCGTTGCCGGACTGTTATCATACTCGCGCAGAGTTATATGACTACATCTTTGCATTGCAGGATTCCTTTCCGAATCTTCTGCGAGTAGACTCCATTGGGCATTCCCGCGGAGATCAATTGGGCGTGCAGTTTCCGATCTATGCCGTGAAGATCTCTGACAACGTGCAGGAATTCGAGGACGAGCCTACGTCACTGATCATCGCACATATTCACGCCGAAGAAGTGGCGGGTATGGAGGCGACGATCGAATTCATGCGCTTGCTCCTGACCAATCAGCAGCCCTATCGCACGATCAGGAACGAGACACAGGTCTATATTATCCCGACGATGAATCCGGACGGACTCGAAGTCATTTCATTAGGTTGGGATAACACTTGGCGCAAGAACGGCTACGTGCCACCGGAACTTCATTCGGACACGTGTATCATTGTCGTCGGTGAGGGAGAGGATTCCTGCGGCGTAGACTTGAATCGCAATTTCGACATTAACTGGATCTACGGCGATTCGCTGTGGGTGCGAGGTTCGGATCAGCCGTTCGACTATTTTCGTGGACCGTCCCCATTCTCTGAGCCGGAAGCTCGCGCAGTGCGGGACTTTTCGTATCAAATCAAGCCAACGGTATCAATCGTTTGGCACTCCTCGCGCACAGGCAATGTCTCCGAACGCTGTATCGTCGCGTGGCAATGGGGGCCGGATGGCGCGGCGAAATTCAGCCCCGACAGCGCGGCGATTCATCGCGTCATGCGAGCCTATACAGATAAGACGCGCAAGTATCCTCCGTCCGGAGCCGCGACATATCTCGAAGTCTGGGGCGGCACGCGAAACGGTGCCTTGCAGGATTGGTTTTATCGTGAATTAGGCACAATCCAAATCCTCACTGAAACAAGTCCACCGCGGCAGATACAGCCTCCGTGCAGTCCGAGCGATCCGGTAAACTTGCCGGGCTTGGTGCAGACGCTACTTCCTCCGATGGAATGGCTGTGTCGCCGCGTCATCAATTATCCTGTAAGTAATGATATGTCGAATCAGGGTGCTCCTTTGAACATCTACACTCGGGATGCATCAACAGGAAGCCCCATCTCGGCAGAGTATCGACTGGTCGACACTTGGTCGCCGCTGCTTAGCCCTTGGTATACGAACACGGAGCATGGCCGCGCAACCTGTTTGCCGCCACCGGGAGTTGTGAGGGTTATGGCCCGCAAAGAGGGCTATCGCAACGATACCACTTCTGTTACGCTGAATCCCGGCAGTGGGGCGGTGTCTGCGATACTGAACTTGCAGCCGCTCCCGTGGCATAATGTCACGATCAATGTACGGAATGAGAGTGGACAGTTGATTCCGGCACGCGTGTATTTTGACAACGGCTTCCCCCAAACATATGACATTCCGTCGGGAACGATTAGTTTCGATAAGCCGGAGGCAGTCTGCGTGCTCAGAGTCGAGCCCCTCCAGCAGCAATCAGTGATTGCACGCTGGTACGATTTCTGGCATGATCAGGATACGACGCTGAATCTTGTTCTGCCGGATGGCACGGTACTCTACAGTGAGAACTTCGAGAGCGGAATGAGTGGTTGGACGGCTGGTGGCACGGGCGGCGAGTGGAGACTGGAAGCGGACACGACCTCATTAAACTATGGGATGGTCGTACACACGAACGCAGCAGGGTATCGCACACAATACGGCAGCAATTGGGACGCGACGCTGACGTTCAACGGAACGATTCCCCTCACGGGCGGGAATGCGTTTCATTTGAAGTTTGACCGGCGCGGCAGACTGGATGTTCCTGCGGACAGCTTCTTCGTTGACGTTTCGCACAACGGTACAGATTGGCAGACTGCGGCAGGTTTTTCTGAGTTGCAGGTGCCGTGGACTCGAACATTTGTGGACCTCAGTTATTGGGCTGGCAACACAATCAGCCTGCGCTTCAGATTAAGAACCGATGCTTTACTGGGCGATCTTGGCGTCCACTTCGACAATATCGAAGTGGTCGGCGGATTGGACACATCGGCCCCGGAACAGCCGTTGCCCTTCCCGGCAGAGTTCAAGTTGACAAAGGTATACCCTAATCCGTTCAACCCAACCACCACCATCGCATACGAGGCTGCCTCATCTGGACCAATTCAGTTCACAATTCACAATTTGCTGGGTCAGTCTGTCTGGTCATCAACGGAGGTTCTGCCCGGTCCGGGCCACTACGAGCTTCGCTGGAATGGCACGAATAACTCCCATGAGCTTTTGCCATCGGGTATCTATTTCGTGCGGATGCAAACACATCGGGGTTTCCACGGAACTCAGAAGTTGATGTTTTTGAAGTAA
- a CDS encoding outer membrane protein transport protein: MKKLLILSSLLFATFAFAQDEIPERLLLTGGQQLGSGARALGLGGTYTGIADDYSAIWWNPAGLAQVKRIEVQGTILRTGFSNDANYYGLGREGSTDAMRLNNIGAVFPVPVYQGALSFAFGYSQITDFDRRTRVASGQSGQSWDSFDELESGRLGQWSFASAVDVSPNLSVGASINYWTGANDYSLLGTYSEAGSTVNTEQTIYTKLGGWNFNLGGMFRPGRMVRIGLAASTPFSMSLDEDWEFDGDTGYFDYRMTYPWVWRLGASIAPGRWMLATDIEHRDWQSLEFRSDTPFQNVSRTEANRQIRDTYESTTRLSFGGEYLFPAYGLRGRAGYSLDPSNFKSAGDDADKGILSLGIGVLIDRSVMLDATWRTVGYTEQVTEGLKEDIRSSQLLMTISYRM; encoded by the coding sequence ATGAAAAAATTACTCATTCTCTCTTCTTTGCTGTTTGCAACGTTTGCATTTGCGCAAGACGAGATCCCTGAGCGTCTGTTGCTGACCGGCGGCCAGCAGCTCGGCTCCGGCGCACGAGCTCTCGGACTCGGCGGCACATACACCGGCATCGCGGATGACTACTCGGCAATTTGGTGGAATCCTGCCGGATTGGCACAGGTCAAGCGTATCGAGGTGCAGGGCACAATCTTACGCACAGGCTTCTCAAATGACGCCAACTATTATGGTTTGGGTCGGGAAGGCAGCACGGACGCGATGCGGTTGAACAACATCGGCGCGGTGTTTCCGGTTCCGGTTTATCAGGGCGCATTGAGTTTTGCGTTCGGCTATTCACAGATAACTGATTTTGACCGCCGCACACGTGTGGCGAGCGGGCAGTCAGGTCAATCGTGGGATAGTTTCGACGAATTGGAAAGCGGTAGGCTCGGACAATGGTCTTTCGCGTCAGCCGTGGACGTATCACCGAATCTGTCGGTGGGTGCGAGTATCAACTACTGGACTGGCGCAAATGATTATTCCCTGCTCGGCACCTACTCTGAGGCTGGCTCGACTGTTAATACAGAGCAGACAATATACACGAAACTTGGTGGTTGGAATTTCAATCTTGGCGGCATGTTCCGCCCGGGTCGAATGGTGCGTATTGGCCTTGCCGCATCCACGCCGTTCTCGATGTCTTTAGACGAGGACTGGGAGTTCGACGGCGACACGGGATACTTTGACTATCGCATGACCTATCCATGGGTTTGGCGCCTCGGCGCAAGCATCGCCCCGGGACGCTGGATGTTGGCAACGGACATTGAACACCGCGACTGGCAGTCGCTTGAGTTTCGCAGCGACACGCCATTCCAAAACGTGAGCCGCACGGAAGCGAATCGCCAGATCCGCGACACATACGAAAGCACAACCCGACTCTCATTCGGTGGCGAGTATCTCTTTCCGGCCTACGGGTTGCGAGGACGCGCGGGATACAGTCTTGATCCCTCAAATTTCAAGAGTGCAGGAGACGATGCGGACAAAGGAATCCTCTCGCTCGGGATTGGCGTCTTGATTGACCGCTCTGTCATGCTCGATGCCACTTGGCGGACGGTCGGTTATACGGAGCAAGTGACCGAAGGATTGAAGGAAGATATCCGCTCTTCGCAGCTGCTGATGACCATCAGCTACCGCATGTAA
- a CDS encoding T9SS type A sorting domain-containing protein: protein MRIPSTASLLRSFALLLGTVGLLWSANGFAVDPRNWGAPGQPIRQGHHIEWQRAAYRNDADGYTLLVWSDTRTGDRDVFAQLIEPDGDLAPGWPVHVVNWPFRQEDPEPVPVDGGFIIAWIDFRFDSTGDVLAQKLDYAGNHLWPVEGVIVDTFVRASDSGVLETTLRAAHDGQGGAIIAWESDMRGDPDIYAQRILANGTRAWAQRLAVTDHNGAQSGITADGDGQGNMILGWVDLRTNEQDVFGAKVTRDGTLPWGGVGGIPICTAAERQTSAKICPDLTTGGAYYAWRDERTSTSDDLYMQRVSANGTPLWQANGIVLSDANEEQIGVRIAVSMNGGQQDGVITCWDDLRVNGSISEIYGQKTNASGVHQWTPNGVKVCGDAEPFGGYTRDNSRLTSDLQGGALFIWEDTRNAVGQVTEYDLYMSRVNAAGELACGDCGQLIKDGPNQQQEAVLRTNGDGTEVFIIYRDYYRGSSTLSVDRARISDCVREGGREIIYGLDGDATNPTNIEMVHGIVAFAWEDNRGLGFGKQIYYQVIDTPYVYPFADVIPPNGAPLAPDNSGLTRYSQEQPWVCSDGANGFFCSFIDNRAGTKQVRLQRVGVGGGLLCDQAGAIVSASNVDQNTARIISDNQGGCYVVWAGYDEGFQLDVFALRMNSNCEPLWPEPVSLSNNDEDDDQLQGVSIDENGCIAVVWQTGTFGNYDIWGAKLCADGEVAWRRVICGAPREQSESQVIYDGQGGFYFAWADGRDETQGKDIYANRFDANGNLAPSWTAENGRLVGNAANDQKKPRLATDSQHNLYVVWEDFRSGNQLDIYGQKLSPAGARLWTDQVSGRPLSGSTSNQSDLEMLVEWNDGIYMVWVDETSSYSDLYGVHIDAGGNIADPWWGNAQNPVGGVVNNEYQNQTAPCLAHDYHGGTVVGWVDWRSSGKEPLQNIWGNWINDYMVSVRELPAPLPRDYMLTQNFPNPFNPSTQFRFTIPATEAVKISVFNTLGQQVRTLVDEVMRAGTYEVYFDASELSSGVYFYRLETPTFETVKKMQLIK from the coding sequence ATGAGAATCCCCAGCACCGCCTCTTTACTGAGGTCCTTTGCACTGCTGCTTGGCACGGTCGGATTGCTGTGGTCGGCCAACGGATTTGCAGTAGATCCCCGTAACTGGGGCGCGCCCGGCCAGCCGATTCGCCAAGGGCACCACATTGAGTGGCAGCGCGCGGCTTATCGCAACGATGCGGACGGCTACACGCTGTTAGTATGGTCGGATACCCGAACGGGTGACCGCGACGTGTTTGCGCAACTGATAGAACCGGACGGCGATCTTGCGCCGGGCTGGCCAGTCCATGTAGTAAACTGGCCGTTTCGTCAAGAGGATCCGGAGCCGGTTCCCGTTGACGGCGGCTTTATCATTGCATGGATTGACTTTCGATTTGACAGCACAGGTGACGTCCTTGCGCAAAAGCTCGATTATGCTGGCAACCACCTTTGGCCTGTCGAGGGCGTGATTGTAGACACGTTTGTTAGAGCAAGCGATTCAGGTGTATTGGAAACTACGCTTCGCGCGGCACATGACGGTCAGGGAGGCGCAATCATCGCTTGGGAATCGGACATGCGGGGCGACCCCGACATTTATGCGCAGCGCATTCTTGCGAATGGGACCCGCGCGTGGGCACAGCGGCTCGCTGTTACGGATCATAACGGCGCACAGTCCGGAATCACTGCAGATGGCGATGGTCAAGGCAATATGATTCTCGGCTGGGTGGACCTGCGGACGAATGAGCAGGACGTTTTTGGTGCCAAGGTCACGCGTGATGGTACGCTGCCTTGGGGCGGCGTGGGTGGCATTCCCATCTGCACGGCAGCGGAGCGTCAGACCAGCGCGAAGATTTGTCCGGACTTGACGACGGGCGGAGCATATTACGCTTGGCGCGACGAGCGCACAAGTACGAGCGATGACTTATACATGCAGCGCGTATCGGCCAATGGAACACCGCTTTGGCAGGCCAATGGCATTGTGCTGAGTGACGCGAACGAAGAGCAAATCGGTGTCCGCATCGCAGTAAGCATGAATGGTGGCCAGCAGGACGGTGTGATCACATGCTGGGATGACCTGCGAGTTAACGGTTCGATTTCTGAGATCTATGGACAGAAAACGAATGCCTCAGGCGTGCATCAGTGGACACCCAACGGTGTCAAAGTCTGCGGCGATGCCGAACCGTTTGGCGGGTATACCCGTGACAACAGCCGTCTGACTTCCGATCTGCAGGGCGGCGCGTTGTTTATCTGGGAAGACACCCGCAATGCAGTAGGTCAGGTTACAGAGTATGATCTCTACATGAGCCGTGTGAATGCCGCCGGTGAATTGGCGTGCGGTGACTGTGGACAATTGATCAAGGACGGCCCGAATCAGCAGCAGGAAGCAGTCCTTCGAACGAACGGAGACGGCACGGAAGTGTTCATTATTTACCGTGACTATTATCGCGGTTCTTCCACGTTAAGTGTGGACCGCGCACGGATCAGCGACTGCGTGCGTGAAGGCGGCCGCGAGATTATCTACGGTTTGGACGGAGACGCGACGAATCCGACAAACATCGAGATGGTGCACGGCATCGTGGCCTTCGCATGGGAAGACAATCGCGGTCTCGGCTTCGGCAAGCAGATTTACTATCAAGTGATTGACACGCCCTACGTCTACCCGTTCGCAGACGTGATTCCTCCGAATGGAGCTCCGCTGGCACCGGATAACAGCGGGCTGACGCGCTATTCGCAGGAACAGCCGTGGGTATGTTCGGACGGTGCAAATGGATTCTTCTGCTCGTTTATTGACAACCGCGCTGGCACCAAGCAGGTGCGTTTGCAGCGTGTTGGTGTAGGCGGTGGACTGCTGTGCGACCAGGCAGGTGCTATTGTCTCGGCGTCAAACGTCGATCAGAACACGGCACGAATTATCTCGGACAATCAAGGCGGCTGCTATGTCGTTTGGGCGGGCTACGATGAAGGCTTCCAATTGGATGTGTTTGCCTTGCGCATGAACTCGAATTGCGAACCGCTGTGGCCCGAACCGGTTTCGCTCTCAAACAACGATGAAGACGACGATCAGTTGCAGGGTGTTTCGATTGACGAAAACGGCTGCATCGCCGTGGTCTGGCAAACCGGAACATTCGGAAACTACGATATCTGGGGCGCGAAGCTTTGCGCAGACGGCGAAGTCGCGTGGCGCCGGGTGATTTGTGGAGCCCCGCGCGAGCAAAGCGAATCGCAAGTTATCTACGACGGACAAGGCGGATTCTACTTCGCGTGGGCGGACGGCCGCGATGAAACGCAAGGCAAAGACATCTACGCCAATCGGTTCGATGCTAACGGTAATCTCGCTCCATCGTGGACGGCGGAAAATGGCCGTTTGGTGGGCAACGCGGCGAATGATCAGAAGAAGCCGAGACTGGCAACGGATAGTCAGCATAACTTGTACGTGGTGTGGGAAGACTTCCGCTCCGGCAATCAACTGGATATTTACGGACAGAAGCTCAGTCCGGCCGGAGCGAGGTTGTGGACGGACCAAGTTTCGGGACGACCACTTTCAGGGTCCACATCCAACCAAAGTGATCTCGAGATGCTGGTCGAGTGGAACGACGGAATTTACATGGTCTGGGTGGACGAGACCTCATCGTATAGTGATCTCTACGGAGTTCATATAGATGCGGGCGGCAACATTGCCGATCCGTGGTGGGGCAACGCTCAGAATCCAGTCGGCGGCGTGGTGAACAATGAGTACCAAAATCAGACCGCACCCTGTTTGGCACACGATTACCACGGCGGAACGGTGGTGGGTTGGGTGGACTGGCGCTCGTCGGGCAAGGAACCGTTGCAGAATATCTGGGGTAACTGGATCAACGATTACATGGTAAGCGTTCGCGAATTGCCGGCTCCGTTGCCGCGCGACTATATGTTGACTCAAAACTTCCCGAATCCGTTCAATCCTTCAACTCAATTCCGCTTCACTATTCCGGCAACGGAAGCCGTGAAGATCTCGGTTTTCAACACGCTCGGTCAGCAGGTGCGGACGCTTGTGGACGAGGTGATGCGAGCGGGCACCTATGAAGTGTACTTTGACGCATCGGAGCTTTCGTCCGGCGTTTACTTCTACCGCCTCGAAACCCCGACGTTTGAGACAGTCAAGAAGATGCAGTTGATCAAGTAA
- the argF gene encoding ornithine carbamoyltransferase encodes MRPHRDFIAVTDFNRDEIIETIALACELKERRNRHEHVLPLSGQTWGLIFHKPSLRTRISFEVGIAELGGNAIYITEKEIELGKRETISDAAQVLSRYLGGIMIRTFSHADVLELAKFADIPIINGLTDYSHPCQIMADIQTVYEKLGRYDDFKITYVGDGNNITNSLIELAQRLNFELVVGTADDTLPDMKLVEATNRLGNSIVKIEHDPVRAVSGAHVIYTDVWASMGQKDQADDKARKLRPFQVNEQLVSHADKNCIVLHCLPAERGKEITDGVMDGPHSVVFDQAENRLHAQKAVMAILMEKK; translated from the coding sequence ATGCGTCCACATCGTGACTTCATCGCCGTCACCGACTTCAACCGTGACGAAATCATTGAAACCATAGCGCTTGCGTGCGAGTTAAAAGAGCGGAGGAACCGCCATGAGCACGTGCTCCCGCTCTCGGGTCAAACGTGGGGATTGATCTTTCACAAGCCAAGTCTTCGTACGAGAATCTCCTTTGAAGTGGGAATTGCGGAACTGGGCGGGAATGCCATTTACATCACGGAGAAAGAGATAGAACTCGGCAAGCGTGAAACTATTTCGGATGCGGCCCAAGTCCTGTCGCGCTATTTGGGTGGCATCATGATCCGCACCTTCAGTCACGCCGACGTGTTGGAGCTTGCGAAATTCGCGGATATCCCCATCATCAACGGGCTAACGGATTATTCGCATCCCTGCCAGATTATGGCGGATATTCAGACCGTTTATGAGAAGCTTGGCCGTTATGACGATTTCAAGATTACGTACGTCGGCGACGGCAACAATATCACAAACAGTTTGATTGAGCTTGCTCAGCGTCTGAACTTCGAGTTAGTGGTTGGAACGGCGGACGACACCTTGCCCGATATGAAGCTTGTCGAAGCGACAAATAGACTTGGCAACTCAATCGTGAAGATTGAACATGATCCGGTACGCGCCGTCAGCGGCGCGCATGTGATCTATACCGACGTCTGGGCGTCGATGGGTCAGAAGGATCAAGCGGATGACAAGGCGCGTAAATTGCGTCCGTTTCAGGTCAATGAGCAGTTAGTGTCTCATGCCGACAAGAATTGCATCGTTTTGCACTGTTTGCCTGCCGAACGAGGCAAGGAAATCACCGACGGAGTGATGGACGGCCCGCACAGCGTGGTGTTTGATCAGGCAGAGAACCGCCTGCACGCCCAAAAAGCGGTAATGGCAATTCTGATGGAAAAGAAGTAA
- a CDS encoding DUF2007 domain-containing protein → MSEEVKSYSDWKSLPPFEGGVWVAMVTEVLDNEGIPNLVKTDLAAGGLGVITGTETLGKAWRVQVPAEFFSRALAIYESVLGEQSGGEPAEELDDPNA, encoded by the coding sequence ATGAGCGAAGAAGTCAAATCCTATTCCGACTGGAAGTCACTTCCGCCGTTCGAGGGAGGAGTCTGGGTGGCGATGGTGACCGAAGTGCTTGACAACGAAGGGATACCGAACCTTGTAAAGACTGACTTGGCTGCCGGAGGCTTGGGGGTAATCACTGGAACCGAGACCCTTGGCAAAGCTTGGCGAGTTCAAGTTCCAGCTGAATTCTTTTCACGCGCACTGGCTATTTACGAGTCGGTTCTCGGGGAACAAAGCGGTGGCGAACCAGCAGAAGAGTTAGACGACCCGAACGCATAG